The sequence GAAAATGGAGGCAAGGTTTCACAGGCAAGATAGCACACCATCAACATTCATTGAAAACAAGAGAGGGAGCGGAAGAGAGGggttgagaaagagagagagagtcgtgtAATTCTTATTAGAAAGTGATTAGTtagaaaactaatttaaaagATTTTGCTTTTATGGTAAAAGGAATCTCAATAACAACGCATGCCAAGTATTCTTAATGTGTAGAGACTTCTTTAAACATGAAGGAAAATACATTTATTCAAAGTAATTTTGTGATGTTGATAGCTGTTGTAAAATCTTTCATGTAACCATAACCTGCCTCAAACAGTAAGCAAAATACATTATTGGCGGGAGTAATTTCACCTGTAGTATTGTATTCAACTCAAAATCGTCATCCCAGGTTTCTCCCTTGTCCAGCTTATTAAAAATCACAGTCAAAAAGTGCTGCAGCAGATCACCTGAAGGTAACAATCTATCAGTAAATATGTCAAAGAAATTTGTGGACATCTAATAACAAACAtagaccagaaaaaaaaaagttcatcttCTAAAGAGTACCTGAACCTAACAAGTATATGGCACGCAACACTGCAAGTTCATCCATTAACCTCCACTCAGTCATCAACTTTGACAATATATGCTTGCCTACATAATCCACCTATGACACAGAGaagtaaattaatttttatatatgaactGCAAGCAtacaataataagaaaataaatttctataaactAGTTTTAGCTATTTACTTGCTTCTTAACGTAGATAGTAAGGCACTCCTGCATAATAACCAGAGGAAGTGGAGTAGTTCTCAGTTCAACATTTTGGATCCATGTAAGAACTCTTGATGCAAGGGTGCTATTATTCTGGAAAGGTAACAGCTCTGACATATGGAGATCATCCTGTTTCCCAATAACATACAGGTCTTATGAATACTTTCAAGGAATGATAAAAAGCTATAACTGTAAAGCTGCACAGAAAACTACCACTCTAGTAGTACCTGAAATGTAGGAAGAAGAGTTGGAAAAGGAAACAACACTTCCAACATTTCTGTGTCATTTTGTGAACGAATATATTCAGATTCGCTAAACTGGAAACCGAAAGCATAGTTTGTTCCTTGAGTAGCATGAGAAGATATCTGCTCGTTGCCAAACACAGCCTTCCGTAAAATCTCGTCATTTAAAGGTGGTAAATAGAAATTTCTAGACAAGTTAAGTGTTTTCCAGGCATCCATATTCTTTCTAAGGATCTTCTGACACATGGTAATAACTGGATTTTCTGTGCAGAACGATTCCAAGAGAGGCAACTTAACACCAACATCTGCAACCATATTCTCTTCCTTTGCATCAAGAGAATAACTTGCATCCTTACGTGCAGACTTTGAATTGAGCACTCTCTTTTGAAGCAATGTATCAACCAAGAACTTATACCAAAGCTTCTCTGAGCATGGTAAAAGTGGCAAAGTTTCACCACCACCATTTTCTACTTTTAATTTGTTCACAAAGGATTCCTCAAATGATGGGGTGGTTTTGCAATGGTTATCTTGCCAAAAGTATCTAGAAATGTGATCACCATGGCCTATGAGACCTGCTAATGACACAAAGAAAATTTCTGATAAAGTTAACCCAGCTATAATCTGCCCACGATGAAAACCATCACTAGAAGTTCCAAAACCGTCAAACTGACAATCACTTCCTTTGCTAGATGTCACTGAGAATGTAGTAGAAACATGCCGGATCAATTGCAATGATTTTCCGGCAGAGAGAACTGATTTAGACATATCCTTAATAAACAGAGGACAAGCTTGGCAGTCTCTGATGCTCCCCTCTTTTCCTTTGATAGAGCTAGACAGAGAGATGGAATCCCTTTCACCTGTTTCCTTCTTGTCATTTGTCAAAGGTACACAATCACTGGCAGAAGTTGTGGCAGAGAGCTCATCATCAAACTTACGAAACTGTACCAGTCTTAGTAGATAGCTCTTCTCCCAGAAATCAGCCTCATCAACCGAGATTGCTCTGTTTGCATAAAAGAACATCTGCGCAGGGTATATAAGAATGATCAACACAGTACTTAAATAAAGGACACTGTTCTAACCCTCTGTCAACACTGCTTAAATAAAGCATGAGACAAATTCTCAATTTCAGAAAATGCATACATCAGGAAATGTGATACACAAATTcaatataaaagatattatgggGAGTCAAACGTGATGTTCCCTTATTTTCACCTGCGCAATGCAACAAACTCCATCCGCAAGACAACCACTAACATTGATACACCAAAGAAACGTGTTTTGAAACAGTTTTTACATCAAATgacatcaatttttgaaagtggAGAGCTACTTCTGAGGTGTCCGTAAATCCAACATAGAACCCTTCTAagcttttttatataaaacaaatttttaatcaCAATTACCTCCTCAAAAGGATCATCTAGTGATCCTTCAAATAGCCACGAATCAAGACCCTCAATATATGGCAACAAACTCCCAACAAATATGTGAAGCAGCATCTGATAGGCTTCCACCTGAAAGTAGCATAACTTTTAAAGAGAAGCAAAAGAAATCAAATACCAAGCACAGTGTTGCACCACATTAGTCACAACCTCACCACCTTGTACTAGACACACTTCATTGAGCCTCTGGTAAAGATAGTCAAGCACACAAACAGCCAATTCAGCAGCTGGAACAGAAAAATTAGACTCAAAGTATTCTCGGGGAATGGCTCCATGGATTATTTGAAATAGAAACTCAGCACCTGAACAAAGACTAATATCAATAAAGAGTCATCAGTGATTGTCACAACAAGAAGAATCAAAGGATATATGATGAGTAccttagagagagagggataagAATCATCTAACAAAGACACTGAGTCTAGTTTCACATGTAACTGAAAATGAAAGATGTCTAATGCACTGACTGCAACCAAACGAAATGTGTAAAGCGTGTGGGGCCTAGAGAAGGGACCAAATGCTTATGCATGCTGATGTGTGACACAGAAATCACGTAGGGCTGTCCTTTTaaggaaagaaaatggaggagCAATTTAAATTATCAAACTCTTTTTGGTTTACATTCcgttttccctttttttattatttttctcttattcgGTGGGCTTCTTGACCAAGAGAATAATAGCTTTCAAAATGAATGATAAAAGAAGATCTCAACATGAAGTTGCAAAATTCTGGATGGTACTAGTCACTAACAGGATAGACCAAACAGCAACAACTACCACATTCTTGATTGTGAAGAGATTGAACAGGTACAAACCTTGATAAAGAACTGGCCAAACCTAACAAGGTCGGAGTGGTCCCCATGTCCGCACTGCATATCTTCATTTCCTCCTTCAGAGCAATATCCCTCAACCTCTGCTCTAAAAGGATGTAAATTTGTCTTCATTGTAGCAAGAAAGATCATAgataattgaaattttatacCATTACATACATACCTTAAGCCATGCAGAAACAGAGCATGTAAATGCCCTCAAAGTTGGAGGATGTGATCTCACAGATCTCTCAACTTCATTGACTACTGTTTCTACATGTTGTAAACATGTCGCGGCATACATAAATTGATTAAGAATAGTGAGGAGGCTTGTGTGGGAAAGGTGAGTCACATATATTCCAGTTTTAGCATAAAAACTTTTTTCATTCTCGTCCCAATAGAACAGGGAACTAGAAAATCCTTGCAACATTCGTAAAACACCTTGTACCTAACAAAATAAGAGGAAGATGTATCTTGAAGTTAAAAGCAGCTCTAGGAGCATAGACATATAATACAGTCTGGCAAACATAGTTAAGGATCTATTTTACCAAAACATGACCATACCAGGTCAAATTCATTTGTCCTCAAGGAGGAAATTGGTGCTGCAAAATGTATTCCATCAGAGAAGACATCACAGATCCTATTGATTAAACTTTTAGAGACTTCTGTCTTTTGGCCATCTGCGGAATAAAAGATCATGCAAGTCTATGAGACCAAGAAAACAGTA comes from Juglans microcarpa x Juglans regia isolate MS1-56 chromosome 8S, Jm3101_v1.0, whole genome shotgun sequence and encodes:
- the LOC121244796 gene encoding gamma-tubulin complex component 5-like, whose protein sequence is MGKALCYDGQKTEVSKSLINRICDVFSDGIHFAAPISSLRTNEFDLVQGVLRMLQGFSSSLFYWDENEKSFYAKTGIYVTHLSHTSLLTILNQFMYAATCLQHVETVVNEVERSVRSHPPTLRAFTCSVSAWLKRLRDIALKEEMKICSADMGTTPTLLGLASSLSSLCSGAEFLFQIIHGAIPREYFESNFSVPAAELAVCVLDYLYQRLNEVCLVQGGEVEAYQMLLHIFVGSLLPYIEGLDSWLFEGSLDDPFEEMFFYANRAISVDEADFWEKSYLLRLVQFRKFDDELSATTSASDCVPLTNDKKETGERDSISLSSSIKGKEGSIRDCQACPLFIKDMSKSVLSAGKSLQLIRHVSTTFSVTSSKGSDCQFDGFGTSSDGFHRGQIIAGLTLSEIFFVSLAGLIGHGDHISRYFWQDNHCKTTPSFEESFVNKLKVENGGGETLPLLPCSEKLWYKFLVDTLLQKRVLNSKSARKDASYSLDAKEENMVADVGVKLPLLESFCTENPVITMCQKILRKNMDAWKTLNLSRNFYLPPLNDEILRKAVFGNEQISSHATQGTNYAFGFQFSESEYIRSQNDTEMLEVLFPFPTLLPTFQDDLHMSELLPFQNNSTLASRVLTWIQNVELRTTPLPLVIMQECLTIYVKKQVDYVGKHILSKLMTEWRLMDELAVLRAIYLLGSGDLLQHFLTVIFNKLDKGETWDDDFELNTILQESIRNSADGMLLSAPDALVVSIAKTQGVDGDQPNVITVASTPRKSRVHSFGIDGLDLLKFTYKVSWPLELIANKEAVKKYNQVMGFLLKVKRAKFVLDKARRWMWKSRGTAESNRKRHWLVEQKLLHFVDAFHQYVMDRVYHSAWLELCEGMAAARSLDEVIEVHEAYLLSIQRQCFVVPDKLWALIASRINSILGLALDFYSIQQTLTSGGAISAIKARCEMEIDRIEKQFDDCIAFLLRVLSFKLNVGHFPHLADLVTRINYNYFYMSDGGNLMIAPSSETVGLKLGKAFAGRTD